One genomic segment of Mycolicibacterium psychrotolerans includes these proteins:
- the rsmG gene encoding 16S rRNA (guanine(527)-N(7))-methyltransferase RsmG has translation MKHAEVPPPPPAVGAVFGDAVDSAVAYAEILAGAGVERGLLGPREVDRVWDRHVLNSAVVGEVLGQDETVVDIGSGAGLPGIPLALARPDLRVTLVEPLLRRSDFLREAIEELGIGCVVVRGRAEDRTVRDAAGEKDVVVSRAVASLDKLSKWSVPLLRPGGRMLAIKGERAADEVQQHRRSMAALGLTEVEVRTCGAQYVDPPATVVVGLLQAERRRRSPAGRRQR, from the coding sequence GTGAAACATGCGGAGGTGCCACCACCGCCACCGGCGGTCGGCGCTGTCTTCGGTGACGCCGTGGACTCCGCGGTCGCCTACGCGGAGATCCTCGCCGGCGCTGGTGTGGAGCGGGGGCTGCTCGGGCCTCGCGAGGTCGACCGCGTGTGGGACCGTCATGTCCTCAACAGCGCGGTGGTCGGTGAAGTCCTGGGCCAGGACGAGACGGTCGTCGACATCGGCAGTGGAGCGGGTCTGCCCGGAATACCCTTGGCGCTGGCCCGCCCGGACCTTCGGGTCACGCTCGTCGAGCCGCTGCTACGCCGCAGCGATTTCCTGCGGGAGGCGATCGAAGAGCTCGGTATCGGATGCGTGGTGGTCCGCGGCCGGGCTGAGGATCGCACCGTCCGGGACGCCGCGGGTGAGAAGGACGTGGTGGTGTCGAGGGCCGTGGCGTCGCTCGACAAACTGAGCAAGTGGAGTGTCCCGCTGCTGCGACCGGGCGGAAGGATGCTGGCGATCAAGGGCGAGCGTGCTGCCGACGAGGTGCAGCAGCACCGGCGGTCGATGGCGGCGCTGGGTCTGACCGAGGTAGAGGTGAGGACATGTGGCGCTCAATACGTGGATCCGCCCGCGACAGTGGTCGTAGGGTTGCTGCAAGCGGAGCGGCGCCGCCGGTCTCCGGCGGGAAGGAGACAGCGGTGA
- a CDS encoding ParA family protein, protein MWRSIRGSARDSGRRVAASGAAPPVSGGKETAVTSTAGEPGPAPTDVSRETWNTQEFDTPIGAEAERAVRLMHAATEGQLPKPARQRIFTVANQKGGVGKTTTAVNIAAALALQGARTLVIDLDPQGNASTALGIEHRPGTPSSYEVLIGEIPVEAALQRSPHSERLFCVPATIDLAGAEIELVSMVAREGRLRTALAELKHHDFDYVFIDCPPSLGLLTINALVAAPEVLIPIQCEYYALEGVGQLLRNIEMVKAHLNPELNVTTVVLTMYDGRTKLADQVAMDVRAHFGDKVLRTVIPRSVKVSEAPGYGMTIIDYDPGSRGAMSYLDASRELAQRGAPGQAQ, encoded by the coding sequence ATGTGGCGCTCAATACGTGGATCCGCCCGCGACAGTGGTCGTAGGGTTGCTGCAAGCGGAGCGGCGCCGCCGGTCTCCGGCGGGAAGGAGACAGCGGTGACGTCTACGGCGGGGGAACCCGGCCCGGCACCGACCGATGTTTCACGTGAAACGTGGAACACACAGGAGTTCGATACGCCGATCGGCGCGGAGGCGGAGCGCGCCGTGCGACTCATGCACGCCGCCACCGAGGGGCAGCTACCCAAGCCGGCGCGTCAGCGCATCTTCACGGTGGCCAACCAGAAGGGCGGCGTCGGCAAGACGACGACGGCGGTCAACATCGCCGCGGCGCTGGCGCTGCAGGGCGCCCGCACCCTCGTCATCGACCTCGACCCCCAGGGCAACGCCAGCACCGCGCTGGGCATTGAGCACCGACCCGGCACCCCCTCGTCGTACGAAGTGCTCATCGGCGAGATTCCGGTCGAGGCTGCGCTGCAGCGGAGTCCGCACAGTGAGCGCCTGTTCTGTGTGCCGGCCACGATCGATCTCGCAGGCGCGGAGATCGAGTTGGTCAGCATGGTCGCCCGCGAAGGCCGCCTGCGCACCGCGCTCGCCGAACTGAAGCACCACGACTTCGACTACGTCTTCATCGACTGCCCGCCGTCGCTCGGGCTGCTGACCATCAACGCGCTCGTCGCCGCGCCCGAGGTGCTCATCCCGATCCAGTGCGAGTACTACGCGTTGGAGGGCGTCGGCCAGTTGCTCCGCAACATCGAGATGGTGAAGGCCCACCTGAACCCCGAACTCAACGTCACCACGGTGGTGCTGACGATGTATGACGGCCGCACCAAGTTGGCCGATCAGGTGGCGATGGACGTCCGTGCGCACTTCGGCGACAAGGTGCTGCGCACGGTGATTCCGCGCAGCGTCAAGGTGTCCGAGGCGCCCGGCTACGGCATGACGATCATCGACTACGACCCGGGCTCCCGGGGGGCGATGAGCTATCTCGACGCGAGCCGCGAACTGGCCCAACGCGGTGCGCCCGGGCAGGCGCAATGA
- a CDS encoding ParB/RepB/Spo0J family partition protein: protein MNNPARKRSGLGRGLASLIPTGPAEGDEPATTGPRMGAAAADAVFGSSPTNTEPAAPISEVGAVYREIAPSHIDPNPRQPRQAFDEEALSELVHSIREFGLMQPIVVRAVPGDGAPRYQLVMGERRWRAAQQAGVATIPAIVRETADDSMLRDALLENIHRVQLNPLEEAAAYQQLLEEFAVTHDELAARIGRSRPVITNMIRLLRLPIAVQRRVAAGVLSAGHARALLALEGGPEQQEELAARIVAEGLSVRATEEAVTLANREEPGAPPAPRRKPIQMPGLQDVAEQLSSAFDTRVTVSLGKRKGKIVVEFGSVDDLQRIVELMNSSTQ, encoded by the coding sequence ATGAACAACCCGGCACGCAAGCGCAGTGGACTCGGCCGGGGGCTGGCCTCCCTCATCCCGACCGGCCCCGCCGAGGGTGACGAGCCGGCGACGACAGGTCCGCGCATGGGTGCAGCCGCAGCCGATGCGGTGTTCGGATCGTCGCCCACGAACACCGAGCCTGCCGCCCCCATCAGCGAGGTGGGCGCGGTGTACCGCGAGATCGCGCCGTCTCACATCGATCCCAACCCGCGCCAGCCGCGCCAGGCCTTCGACGAAGAGGCGCTGAGCGAGCTCGTGCACTCGATCCGCGAGTTCGGTCTCATGCAGCCGATCGTTGTGCGTGCAGTCCCCGGCGATGGGGCGCCCCGCTATCAGCTGGTGATGGGGGAGCGGCGCTGGCGGGCCGCCCAGCAGGCCGGCGTCGCGACCATCCCGGCGATCGTCCGGGAGACCGCCGATGACAGCATGCTGCGTGACGCCCTGCTGGAGAACATCCACCGCGTGCAGCTCAACCCCTTGGAAGAAGCGGCGGCCTATCAGCAGCTGCTCGAAGAGTTCGCCGTCACTCACGACGAACTCGCCGCCCGGATCGGCCGGTCGCGACCGGTGATCACGAACATGATCCGGCTGCTGCGCCTGCCGATCGCCGTGCAGCGGCGGGTGGCGGCTGGTGTGCTGTCCGCCGGCCACGCGCGGGCCCTGCTCGCGCTCGAGGGCGGACCCGAACAGCAGGAGGAGTTGGCGGCCCGCATCGTCGCCGAGGGACTGTCGGTGCGAGCCACCGAGGAAGCCGTCACATTGGCGAACCGGGAGGAGCCGGGTGCCCCGCCGGCGCCGCGCCGCAAGCCCATCCAGATGCCGGGCCTGCAGGATGTCGCCGAACAGCTCTCCTCGGCCTTCGACACCCGCGTCACCGTGAGTCTGGGCAAACGCAAGGGCAAGATTGTCGTCGAGTTCGGGTCCGTCGACGATCTGCAACGGATCGTGGAGTTGATGAACTCGTCGACCCAGTGA